From the genome of Sphingomonas sp. HMP6, one region includes:
- a CDS encoding GNAT family N-acetyltransferase has protein sequence MGLIPVRDDEVATIVTTLEMRTKPPLRPLPSSPLRLVAWDRPSVEKYRALFRRVGAPWLWFSRLVMAERQLLDVIHDPGVSVYAVVDRAGIEVGMLELDFREPRTCELSYFALIPELAGKGLGRWLMAEALSRAWVKGIDRVWVHTCTLDHPSALNFYRAQGFVAVKRTVETFPDPRISGHLPPDVAPQVPLLSRR, from the coding sequence ATGGGTCTGATCCCGGTCCGCGACGACGAGGTCGCGACGATCGTCACGACGCTGGAGATGCGGACCAAGCCACCGCTGCGCCCGCTCCCGTCCTCGCCGCTGCGACTCGTCGCGTGGGACCGGCCGAGCGTGGAGAAATACCGCGCGCTGTTCCGGCGAGTCGGCGCGCCGTGGCTGTGGTTCTCGCGATTGGTGATGGCGGAGCGGCAGTTGCTCGACGTCATCCACGATCCGGGTGTGTCGGTCTACGCCGTGGTCGATCGCGCGGGGATCGAGGTCGGCATGCTCGAACTCGACTTCCGCGAACCGCGCACGTGCGAGCTCTCCTATTTCGCGCTCATCCCCGAACTGGCGGGCAAAGGTCTCGGTCGCTGGCTGATGGCCGAGGCGCTGTCACGGGCGTGGGTGAAGGGGATCGACCGGGTATGGGTCCACACCTGCACGCTCGACCATCCCTCGGCGCTCAATTTTTACCGCGCGCAGGGATTCGTCGCGGTCAAGCGCACGGTCGAGACCTTTCCCGATCCGCGCATCAGCGGGCATCTGCCGCCCGATGTCGCGCCTCAGGTGCCGCTGCTGAGCCGCCGGTAA
- the hemF gene encoding oxygen-dependent coproporphyrinogen oxidase: MIELDTEQAEARTWFEHLRDLICAEFVSIEREAGSDADFDYTPWDRPNPDGSPGGGGVRGVMKGKVFEKVGVNVSTVGGAFEGDFAKTIHGAAEDPTFFATGISLVAHMANPHVPAVHMNTRFLVTTKRWFGGGADLNPPLPYDEDTADFHAVMKAACDPHGADYYDRYSKWADEYFYIPHRKVHRGVGGLFCDHLEGDFAANFAFIKDIGRGFLDSYPRIVRRRMNTPFTPADTAQMLEWRGRYAEFNLVYDRGTLFGLKTGGNIDAILMSLPPLATWS, from the coding sequence ATGATCGAACTCGACACGGAACAGGCAGAAGCACGCACTTGGTTCGAACATTTGCGCGACCTGATCTGCGCCGAATTCGTGAGCATCGAGCGGGAGGCCGGGTCGGACGCCGACTTCGACTATACCCCGTGGGACCGCCCCAATCCCGATGGCTCCCCCGGTGGCGGCGGCGTGCGCGGCGTAATGAAGGGCAAGGTCTTCGAAAAGGTCGGGGTCAACGTCTCGACCGTCGGCGGCGCGTTCGAGGGCGACTTCGCGAAAACGATCCACGGCGCGGCCGAGGATCCGACCTTCTTCGCCACCGGCATCAGCCTGGTCGCGCACATGGCGAACCCGCACGTGCCCGCAGTGCACATGAACACGCGCTTCCTGGTAACCACCAAGCGCTGGTTCGGCGGCGGTGCCGATCTCAACCCGCCGCTTCCCTATGACGAGGATACCGCCGATTTCCACGCGGTGATGAAGGCCGCCTGCGACCCGCATGGCGCTGATTATTACGATCGCTATTCGAAATGGGCGGATGAGTATTTCTACATCCCCCATCGGAAGGTGCATCGCGGCGTCGGCGGTCTGTTCTGCGATCATCTCGAAGGCGATTTTGCGGCCAATTTCGCCTTCATCAAGGATATCGGTCGTGGCTTTCTCGACAGCTATCCGCGGATCGTGCGGCGGCGGATGAACACGCCCTTCACCCCCGCCGACACCGCGCAGATGCTCGAATGGCGCGGGCGCTATGCTGAATTCAACTTGGTCTATGATCGCGGAACGCTGTTCGGTCTCAAGACCGGCGGTAATATCGATGCGATCCTGATGAGCTTGCCGCCGCTCGCGACATGGTCGTGA
- a CDS encoding tRNA (cytidine(34)-2'-O)-methyltransferase — protein MRIALYQPEIAGNVGAILRLGACLDTGIDVIEPTSFTWSEKALARSGMDYAHVVDVRRHADWDAFHAQVAGRIVLLTTRGGVRLDSAEFRADDVLLMGSEGSGVPDDVHARADVQVRIPLAAGMRSLNVAVAAGIALAEALRQTQGWPE, from the coding sequence ATGCGTATTGCCCTGTACCAACCCGAAATCGCCGGAAACGTCGGTGCCATTCTGCGCCTCGGCGCGTGCCTTGACACGGGAATCGACGTGATCGAGCCGACCAGTTTCACCTGGAGCGAAAAGGCGCTTGCCCGCTCCGGCATGGATTATGCCCATGTCGTCGACGTGCGTCGCCATGCCGATTGGGACGCGTTCCACGCTCAGGTCGCCGGTCGCATCGTCTTGCTGACCACCCGCGGCGGCGTGCGACTCGATTCGGCGGAATTCCGCGCCGACGATGTGCTGCTGATGGGATCGGAGGGGAGCGGCGTTCCCGACGATGTTCACGCGCGCGCCGACGTTCAGGTGCGGATTCCACTTGCGGCGGGGATGCGTTCGCTGAATGTCGCGGTCGCGGCGGGAATCGCGCTCGCCGAAGCGTTACGACAAACACAAGGGTGGCCGGAATGA